The proteins below come from a single Bactrocera dorsalis isolate Fly_Bdor chromosome 5, ASM2337382v1, whole genome shotgun sequence genomic window:
- the LOC105229421 gene encoding toll-like receptor Tollo, with product MSTKMTLISKTILSVLITVIIPVLGAALSKTVLYQAPDECRWSGTSESDITLVCHLRTINSELENTNFSVIQPQNTIRLRLECNDALFFQSSLSPDSFRSLVELRALTIEYCKLGNITEGSFRGLQDLRNLTIRTHNGDWSTMSLDIASSSFSEFRQLDRLDLSLNNIWLIPDGMVCPLKVLTQLNISHNEIQDIGNFHFSAALSSRKSRICGTSLTHIDLSANKIANLPSAIFSGLGRLSNLNLARNGMNFIADRAFEGLVSLSIVNLSGNRLTSLPPELFAEAKYVKEIYLKNNSINVLAPGLFSDLADLLVLDLSANELNSQWVNAATFVGLKRLVLLDLSANKISKLEASIFRSLSSLQILKLEENYIDHIPDGAFADLANLHTLILSNNRISMLGPHTLRGLYGILVLSLDYNAITKIDTQALRNCSSIQDLHLNGNKLKSIPDALSAVPLLKTLDIGENLIKNIENTSVSAMANLYGLRLTENSIEFIRRGVFDRMSSLQILNLSGNKIKGIEGGALHRNTQLQAIRLDGNHLKSIDGLFTELPNLVWLNISDNRLEKFDYSHIPTGLQWLDVRANRITQLGNYFEIENELSLSTFDASSNMLSEITASSIPNSVEVLYLNDNLISKIQPYTFFKKPNLTRVDLIRNRLTTLEPNALRLSPIPDDKDIPEFYIGHNPFECDCNLDWLQKVNSESRTQPQLMDLDQIYCKLSYARGKTHVPLIEAKSNEFLCKYEAHCFALCHCCDFYACDCKMECPDRCACYHDQSWTSNVVDCSRSAYDRTLPSHIPMDATQLYLDGNNFRELSSHAFIGRKRLKVLHLNHSRIEIVHNRTFYGLLELEVLQLNHNNLRQLNGNEFQGLDNLQELYLQHNAIATIDTLTFTHLYHLKILRLDYNAITEFAVWNFLPAYLNELRLAGNPWSCNCEFIDKLRDYVNRRESVLDKVKLRCSLLAGSNATTSDNNSAVSGQQAEGEQYAIYLSGDPLLDAQTRFVACNGGLQAPQHQSPLGAADPNDNVIINGNMTSTKMILSQPPMHEYVPILVAVLTSFVFVIICTLLVFIFRQEMRVWCHSRFGIRLFCNAHRDVDKNEREKLFDAFISYSSKDEAFVCEDLAPMLEQGDTRYKLCLHHRDFPVGGYMADAIVQAIDTSRRTIMVLSENFIKSEWCRFEFKSAHQSVLRDRRRRLILIVLGEVPQKDIDPELRLYLKTNTYLQWGDKLFWEKLRFALPDVPNNQRRMRNAGVGGCTGVGVHMPIAQLPPTHHHHAHHMLSAGAGSGGAVGNMSAGAHHMHHMHPQAALQHHQLQHASFRSQMHHNINGSRQNHNRNNSAAAAAAAQQQQHQQAAMLMGAPVQCAQLPLPPQQSQQLLPTAASAGAPPSSIQQQQLPPPPCPSPRSITTQSSAAGGSSQSSGRTMGVHI from the coding sequence ATGTCCACCAAAATGACACTCATCTCCAAAACCATACTCTCCGTGCTCATCACCGTCATCATACCGGTGCTCGGCGCGGCGCTTAGCAAAACAGTGCTCTATCAGGCGCCCGACGAGTGTCGCTGGTCCGGCACCAGCGAGTCGGACATCACGCTCGTCTGCCACCTGCGCACCATCAACTCGGAGCTGGAGAACACCAACTTCAGCGTTATACAACCACAGAATACGATACGTCTACGGCTGGAGTGCAATGATGCGCTCTTCTTCCAGAGCAGTCTTAGTCCGGACTCTTTTCGTTCGTTGGTCGAGCTGCGCGCCCTCACCATCGAGTACTGCAAACTCGGCAATATAACGGAGGGTTCATTCCGTGGCTTGCAGGATCTGCGCAATCTCACCATACGCACGCATAACGGTGACTGGTCGACAATGTCGCTGGATATAGCGAGCAGCAGTTTTAGTGAATTTCGTCAGCTCGATCGTTTGGATTTGAGTTTGAATAATATCTGGCTGATACCGGATGGCATGGTGTGCCCGTTGAAGGTGCTGACTCAGCTCAATATCTCGCATAATGAAATACAAGATATTGGCAATTTCCACTTTAGCGCGGCGTTGAGCTCACGCAAGTCACGCATATGCGGCACGTCGCTGACGCACATCGATTTGAGCGCCAACAAGATTGCCAATTTGCCATCGGCGATCTTCTCCGGTTTGGGACGCCTCAGTAATTTGAATTTAGCGCGTAACGGCATGAATTTCATAGCCGATCGCGCTTTCGAGGGCTTAGTCTCGCTCTCGATTGTCAATCTGTCCGGTAATCGTTTGACCTCGCTGCCGCCAGAACTTTTTGCTGAGGCAAAATATGTTAAGGAGATCTACTTGAAAAATAACAGTATTAATGTGTTGGCGCCTGGTCTCTTCAGCGATCTGGCTGATTTGCTTGTGCTGGACTTATCAGCGAATGAGTTGAACTCTCAGTGGGTCAATGCCGCCACATTCGTGGGTTTGAAGCGTCTGGTTTTGCTCGATCTGTCAGCGAATAAGATTAGCAAGCTGGAGGCAAGCATCTTCCGTTCGCTTAGCTCGTTGCAGATATTGAAACTGGAGGAGAATTACATCGATCACATACCAGACGGCGCCTTCGCCGATCTTGCCAACTTGCATACGCTCATCTTGTCCAATAACCGCATATCGATGCTGGGACCGCACACATTGCGCGGTCTCTACGGCATACTCGTGCTGAGTCTCGACTACAATGCCATCACGAAAATAGACACGCAAGCATTGCGCAATTGCTCGAGCATACAGGATCTGCATTTGAATGGCAATAAGCTGAAGAGTATACCGGATGCGTTGAGCGCTGTGCCGCTGCTGAAAACGCTCGACATTGGTGAGAATCTAATTAAGAACATTGAAAATACCAGCGTTTCGGCAATGGCCAACTTGTATGGCTTGCGTTTGACGGAGAATAGTATTGAGTTCATACGACGCGGTGTCTTCGATCGCATGTCATCGCTGCAGATACTGAATTTGTCCGGCAATAAAATCAAAGGCATCGAGGGGGGCGCGCTGCACCGCAACACACAGCTGCAGGCCATACGTTTGGATGGCAATCACTTGAAGAGCATCGATGGCTTATTCACCGAGTTGCCAAATTTGGTGTGGCTTAACATTTCGGATAATCGCTTGGAGAAGTTCGACTACTCGCACATACCGACCGGTTTGCAGTGGCTGGATGTGCGTGCCAATCGCATCACGCAGCTGGGCAACTATTTCGAAATCGAAAATGAGCTTAGCCTGAGCACATTCGATGCCAGCTCGAATATGTTAAGCGAGATTACGGCGAGTTCGATACCGAATAGCGTGGAGGTTTTATACTTGAACGATAATTTGATCAGCAAAATACAGCCGTACACATTCTTTAAGAAACCCAATCTGACGCGCGTTGACCTGATACGGAATCGCCTTACCACATTGGAGCCGAATGCTTTACGCCTATCGCCCATACCGGACGACAAGGACATACCCGAATTTTACATTGGCCACAACCCGTTCGAGTGCGATTGCAATCTAGATTGGTTGCAGAAGGTCAACAGCGAGTCACGCACGCAACCGCAGCTCATGGATCTCGATCAGATCTACTGTAAGTTGTCGTATGCGCGCGGCAAGACGCACGTGCCGCTAATCGAGGCTAAATCGAATGAGTTCCTCTGCAAGTATGAGGCGCACTGCTTTGCGTTGTGCCACTGCTGTGACTTCTACGCGTGCGATTGCAAAATGGAGTGTCCCGATCGTTGTGCCTGCTATCACGATCAATCGTGGACATCGAATGTCGTGGACTGCTCGCGTTCCGCCTACGATCGCACGCTGCCTTCGCATATACCAATGGACGCCACGCAACTGTATTTGGATGGCAATAACTTCCGCGAACTCTCCAGCCACGCATTTATTGGACGCAAGCGTCTAAAGGTGCTGCACTTGAATCATTCGCGCATCGAAATTGTGCACAATCGTACATTCTACGGGCTGCTCGAGCTCGAAGTGCTGCAGCTGAACCACAATAATCTGCGTCAGCTGAATGGTAATGAGTTTCAGGGTTTGGACAATCTGCAGGAATTGTACCTGCAACATAATGCTATCGCCACCATTGATACGCTGACTTTCACGCACCTCTATCATCTGAAAATACTGCGTCTGGATTATAACGCCATCACCGAGTTCGCTGTTTGGAACTTCCTGCCCGCGTACCTGAATGAGCTGCGGCTGGCGGGCAATCCGTGGTCTTGCAATTGTGAATTCATCGATAAGTTACGTGACTACGTTAATCGGCGTGAATCGGTGCTGGACAAGGTAAAGCTGCGTTGCTCACTACTCGCCGGCAGTAATGCAACAACGAGTGACAACAACAGCGCAGTGAGCGGCCAACAAGCGGAGGGTGAGCAATATGCCATCTACTTGAGTGGCGATCCACTGCTGGACGCGCAAACGCGCTTCGTCGCCTGCAACGGTGGTTTGCAAGCGCCACAGCATCAGTCACCCTTGGGCGCGGCGGATCCCAACGATAATGTGATCATCAATGGCAACATGACCTCGACGAAAATGATACTCTCACAGCCACCGATGCATGAATATGTGCCGATACTGGTAGCCGTATTGACCAGCTTCGTTTTCGTGATCATCTGCACGTTGCTCGTGTTCATCTTCCGTCAGGAGATGCGCGTCTGGTGTCACTCACGCTTCGGCATACGTCTCTTTTGCAATGCACATCGCGATGTTGATAAGAATGAACGTGAAAAACTCTTCGATGCCTTCATCTCGTACAGCTCGAAGGATGAAGCTTTCGTTTGTGAAGATCTAGCGCCTATGCTCGAACAAGGTGACACGCGCTACAAGCTCTGCTTACATCATCGCGACTTTCCGGTTGGTGGTTATATGGCTGACGCCATCGTGCAAGCTATTGACACCTCAAGACGCACCATTATGGTGCTCTCCGAGAATTTCATCAAATCCGAATGGTGCCGCTTCGAATTCAAATCGGCGCATCAATCTGTGCTACGCGACCGTCGACGCCGGCTTATACTGATCGTGCTCGGCGAAGTGCCACAAAAGGATATCGATCCCGAGCTGCGTCTCTACTTGAAAACTAACACATACCTGCAGTGGGGCGACAAGCTGTTTTGGGAGAAGCTGCGCTTCGCCTTACCCGACGTGCCGAACAATCAGCGCCGCATGCGCAACGCTGGCGTGGGCGGCTGCACCGGTGTAGGCGTGCACATGCCCATCGCTCAGCTGCCACCCACACATCATCACCATGCACATCACATGCTGTCAGCGGGCGCCGGTAGTGGCGGCGCTGTCGGCAATATGTCAGCCGGCGCTCATCACATGCACCACATGCATCCGCAGGCCGCGCTGCAACATCATCAGCTGCAACACGCCAGCTTCCGCTCGCAAATGCATCACAACATCAACGGCAGTCGACAGAATCACAATCGAAACAACTCGGCCGCCGCGGCGGCTGCtgcgcaacagcaacaacaccagcagGCCGCCATGCTAATGGGTGCGCCGGTGCAGTGCGCACAACTGCCGCTGCCGCCACAACAGTCACAACAGCTGCTGCCGACAGCAGCCAGCGCAGGCGCGCCACCTAGCAGCATACAACAGCAGCAATTGCCGCCACCGCCATGTCCCAGTCCGCGGAGCATCACGACGCAGTCATCAGCGGCGGGTGGTAGCTCACAGAGTTCCGGCCGCACAATGGGCGTGCATATTTAA